The Suncus etruscus isolate mSunEtr1 chromosome 7, mSunEtr1.pri.cur, whole genome shotgun sequence genome includes a window with the following:
- the LOC126014054 gene encoding eukaryotic translation initiation factor 2 subunit 3, X-linked, which produces MAGGEGGVTLGQPHLSRQDLSTLDVTKLTPLSHEVISRQATINIGTIGHVAHGKSTVVKAISGVHTVRFKNELERNITIKLGYANAKIYKLDDPSCPRPECYRSCGSSTPDEFPTDIPGTKGNFKLVRHVSFVDCPGHDILMATMLNGAAVMDAALLLIAGNESCPQPQTSEHLAAIEIMKLKHILILQNKIDLVKESQAKEQYEQILAFVQGTVAEGAPIIPISAQLKYNIEVVCEYIVKKIPVPPRDFTSEPRLIVIRSFDVNKPGCEVDDLKGGVAGGSILKGVLKVGQEIEVRPGIVSKDSEGKLMCKPIFSKIVSLFAEHNDLQYAAPGGLIGVGTKIDPTLCRADRMVGQVLGAIEALPEIFTELEISYFLLRRLLGVRTEGDKKAAKVQKLSKNEVLMVNIGSLSTGGRVSAVKADLGKIVLTNPVCTEVGEKIALSRRVEKHWRLIGWGQIRRGVTIKPTVDDD; this is translated from the coding sequence CACATCTTTCTCGCCAGGATCTCTCCACGTTGGACGTAACTAAACTGACACCACTTTCACATGAAGTTATCAGTAGACAAGCTACCATAAATATAGGTACAATTGGTCATGTAGCCCATGGGAAATCCACAGTTGTAAAAGCTATTTCTGGAGTTCACACTGTCAGATTCAAAAATGAACTTGAAAGAAATATTACCATCAAACTTGGATATGCTAATGCTAAGATTTATAAACTTGATGACCCAAGCTGTCCTCGTCCAGAATGCTATAGATCCTGTGGAAGTAGTACACCTGATGAATTTCCAACGGACATTCCAGGAACTAAAGGGAACTTCAAATTAgtcagacatgtttcctttgttGACTGTCCGGGTCATGATATTTTGATGGCAACTATGCTTAATGGTGCAGCAGTGATGGATGCAGCTCTTCTATTGATAGCTGGCAATGAATCTTGTCCCCAGCCTCAAACATCTGAACACCTGGCTGCCATAGAAATCATGAAACTGAAGCATATTTTGattctacaaaataaaattgatttggtAAAAGAAAGCCAAGCTAAGGAACAGTACGAACAGATTCTTGCATTTGTACAAGGTACAGTAGCTGAAGGAGCCCCTATTATTCCAATTTCTGCTCAGTTAAAATACAATATTGAAGTTGTCTGTGAGTACATCGTGAAGAAAATTCCAGTGCCTCCAAGAGACTTCACTTCAGAGCCCCGGCTTATTGTTATTAGATCCTTTGATGTCAACAAACCTGGCTGTGAAGTTGATGACCTTAAAGGAGGTGTGGCTGGTGGTAGTATTCTAAAAGGAGTATTAAAGGTGGGCCAAGAGATAGAAGTCAGACCTGGTATTGTTTCTAAAGATAGTGAAGGAAAACTCATGTGTAAACCAATTTTTTCCAAAATTGTATCACTTTTTGCGGAGCACAATGATCTTCAGTATGCTGCTCCAGGCGGTCTGATTGGAGTTGGAACAAAAATCGACCCTACTTTGTGCCGAGCTGACAGAATGGTGGGGCAGGTACTTGGTGCTATTGAAGCTTTACCTGAGATCTTTACAGAACTGGAAATTTCCTATTTTCTACTTAGACGGCTTCTAGGTGTCCGTACTGAAGGAGACAAGAAAGCAGCAAAGGTGCAAAAGCTGTCTAAGAATGAAGTTCTTATGGTGAACATAGGATCCTTGTCAACAGGAGGAAGAGTTAGCGCAGTGAAAGCTGATTTGGGAAAAATTGTTCTGACTAATCCTGTGTGCACAGAAGTAGGAGAAAAGATTGCACTTAGCCGAAGGGTTGAGAAGCACTGGCGTTTAATTGGTTGGGGACAAATAAGAAGAGGAGTGACAATCAAACCAACAGTAGACGATGATTGA